Proteins encoded within one genomic window of Geotalea daltonii FRC-32:
- a CDS encoding hemerythrin domain-containing protein yields the protein MKRDITQALVAEHKLILRMLAILERNARATAAGTFREYRFYLDGVDFIRNYADRYHHAKEEDVLFESLVKNGMPRENSPVAAMLMEHDQGRTYVKAMEEAAMAALAGEMDRDGAIAENALAYVQLLKEHISKEDTVLYPLAERLLPEAARDAIVAGYEAAEARTTGDFTTRYEMLVAACEQEAVSKAA from the coding sequence ATGAAAAGGGATATTACGCAGGCCCTGGTTGCTGAGCACAAGCTTATTCTGCGCATGCTGGCGATTTTGGAAAGGAATGCCCGAGCCACTGCCGCCGGGACTTTTAGAGAGTATCGCTTTTATCTCGATGGGGTGGATTTTATCAGGAACTATGCCGACCGTTACCACCATGCCAAAGAGGAGGACGTGCTGTTCGAGTCACTGGTGAAAAACGGCATGCCCAGAGAAAACAGCCCGGTGGCGGCAATGCTCATGGAGCATGACCAGGGAAGGACGTACGTGAAGGCAATGGAAGAGGCGGCTATGGCGGCCCTGGCTGGGGAAATGGACCGGGACGGAGCAATTGCCGAAAACGCCCTGGCCTATGTGCAACTCCTGAAGGAGCACATCAGCAAGGAGGACACAGTTCTCTACCCGCTTGCGGAAAGGCTTTTGCCAGAAGCCGCCCGTGATGCCATTGTTGCCGGATATGAGGCTGCCGAAGCGCGAACTACCGGAGACTTTACAACAAGATATGAAATGCTGGTGGCAGCCTGCGAGCAGGAAGCAGTGTCAAAAGCAGCATGA
- a CDS encoding TetR/AcrR family transcriptional regulator, whose protein sequence is MAEQQKQDGVREKLLASALTLFNNKGYAATSVREIVEASGVTKPVLYYYFGSKEGIYLELMNSSFAQFDASLDRMTTISGTAAAKIIHFCSLLLVLVIDRLEVLRLIYAIYYGPPQGAPPIDFEDYYSRIVATVEALVKEGIAQGEFVANDTRDTAWIIVSILNTTMEEQLCQTPPRIDSRQMERMLGMVLQGLMTPG, encoded by the coding sequence ATGGCAGAACAACAGAAACAGGACGGCGTCAGGGAAAAGCTTCTGGCTTCAGCTTTGACGCTTTTCAACAACAAGGGTTATGCTGCAACGTCGGTACGTGAAATTGTCGAGGCATCGGGCGTCACCAAACCGGTACTCTACTATTACTTCGGCAGCAAGGAAGGCATATACCTGGAGCTGATGAACAGCTCCTTCGCCCAGTTCGATGCATCCCTGGACAGGATGACCACCATTTCCGGGACTGCCGCTGCAAAAATCATCCATTTCTGCTCATTGCTCCTGGTACTGGTCATCGACCGGCTCGAAGTTCTCCGCCTCATTTATGCCATTTATTATGGTCCGCCACAAGGGGCTCCCCCCATTGACTTCGAAGACTATTACTCAAGAATTGTCGCGACTGTCGAAGCTCTGGTGAAGGAGGGAATTGCCCAAGGAGAGTTTGTGGCCAATGACACGAGGGACACTGCCTGGATCATCGTCTCCATACTCAATACCACCATGGAAGAACAACTGTGCCAGACCCCGCCCCGCATTGACAGTAGACAGATGGAGCGCATGCTGGGCATGGTGTTGCAGGGGCTGATGACGCCCGGATAA
- a CDS encoding energy-coupling factor ABC transporter permease, with the protein MHMADALLSPAVGGTMWGASVITIAYCSAKVRNRLDDRNVPLMGVLGAFLFAAQMINFTIPGTGSSGHLGGGLLLSILLGPHGAFLSIASVLVVQALFFADGGLLALGCNIFNIGFFPAFIAYPLIYKKILGPNPGRYPMTMATMIAAIACLQLGSLAVVLETFFSGISVLPFPTFVLLMQPIHLAIGIVEGFVTLAVVSFIYKVRPEILENAFSGQPAGNHPLRDILLAFMAVAIIAAGVLSWFASKNPDGLEWAIFKVTGKEELAGPNLGLHGALARIQDKTALLRDYSFGKSAEQKIKPSATGETEKIDRKAGTSIAGLVGTLITLAFSVVIVFFLKRRKTSPPG; encoded by the coding sequence ATGCATATGGCGGACGCATTACTGTCTCCGGCTGTCGGTGGAACCATGTGGGGGGCATCGGTCATCACCATCGCCTACTGTTCGGCAAAAGTGCGCAACAGGCTCGATGATCGCAATGTGCCGCTCATGGGGGTGCTCGGCGCCTTTCTCTTTGCAGCGCAGATGATCAACTTCACCATTCCGGGAACCGGATCCAGTGGTCACCTGGGGGGTGGGCTTTTGCTATCGATCCTTCTGGGACCCCATGGGGCATTCCTCTCCATTGCCTCAGTCCTCGTGGTCCAAGCCCTGTTCTTTGCCGACGGAGGATTGCTGGCTCTCGGCTGCAACATCTTCAATATAGGCTTCTTCCCCGCCTTTATTGCATACCCCCTCATCTACAAGAAGATCCTCGGCCCCAATCCCGGGCGTTATCCCATGACAATGGCCACCATGATTGCCGCCATTGCCTGTCTACAGCTGGGGTCCCTTGCAGTGGTGCTGGAAACTTTTTTTTCAGGCATTTCAGTCCTGCCGTTTCCCACTTTCGTGCTGCTGATGCAGCCCATTCATCTGGCCATAGGCATTGTCGAAGGATTCGTCACCCTGGCAGTGGTGTCATTCATTTACAAGGTCCGACCGGAAATCCTCGAGAATGCCTTCAGTGGGCAACCTGCAGGCAATCATCCGCTACGTGATATTCTGCTGGCTTTCATGGCAGTGGCCATCATAGCCGCCGGCGTCCTCTCCTGGTTCGCTTCAAAAAATCCTGACGGCCTGGAATGGGCCATTTTCAAGGTAACGGGCAAGGAAGAGCTTGCGGGGCCGAACCTGGGGCTTCACGGGGCACTGGCCCGAATTCAGGACAAGACCGCCCTGCTCCGTGATTACTCCTTCGGCAAGTCTGCAGAACAGAAAATAAAGCCTTCGGCAACCGGTGAAACAGAGAAGATCGACCGTAAGGCTGGTACCAGCATTGCCGGTCTTGTGGGCACCCTGATCACACTGGCATTTTCCGTGGTGATCGTTTTTTTTCTCAAACGTCGCAAGACATCCCCACCCGGGTAA
- the def gene encoding peptide deformylase, translating to MIKKILTFPDPELKKKCQPVTVINDKVRELVRDMAETMYDAPGVGLAAPQIGVHQRVVVIDVTGKDEQPQLLVAINPVIVHADGEAYEEEGCLSIPKYAANVRRHERVVVKALNLEGEEVTFKADGLLAIAFQHEIDHLDGILFIDHISPLKREIFRRKYRRTMEDLQEAG from the coding sequence ATGATTAAAAAAATACTTACCTTTCCCGATCCGGAACTGAAAAAGAAATGCCAGCCGGTAACGGTTATTAACGATAAAGTCAGGGAACTGGTGCGGGACATGGCCGAGACCATGTACGACGCGCCGGGAGTTGGGCTGGCCGCGCCACAGATCGGTGTCCATCAGCGGGTGGTGGTCATTGACGTGACCGGGAAGGACGAGCAGCCCCAGTTACTGGTTGCCATAAACCCTGTCATTGTTCATGCCGACGGCGAGGCCTATGAAGAGGAAGGGTGCCTGTCCATTCCTAAATATGCTGCCAATGTGCGCAGGCATGAGCGGGTGGTGGTGAAGGCCCTGAATCTGGAGGGAGAGGAAGTCACCTTCAAGGCCGATGGCCTTCTCGCCATTGCCTTTCAACACGAGATCGACCATCTGGACGGCATTCTCTTCATCGACCACATTTCGCCCCTGAAGAGGGAGATATTCCGGCGCAAGTACCGCCGTACCATGGAAGACCTGCAGGAGGCGGGGTAA
- the fmt gene encoding methionyl-tRNA formyltransferase, with the protein MRIIFMGTPEFACPTLQKLIDRKEEVVAVITQPDRPRGRGQQTLPPPVKVLAEQHGIPVMQPVKVRVPEVVESIRELAPDLIVVVAFGQILPKSLLDIPPYGCINVHASLLPRWRGAAPLNWCIIDGDTETGVTTMMMDVGLDTGDMLLKKTTSIDPDENTQSLHDRLSIIGADALAETLDLLNAGKLVREKQDDALTCYASMLKKEDGLIDWSRDPRSVKNLVRGMTPWPGTYTFLDGKMLKVYRVRIAEGEGEPGTVIGAGRQGLEVACTGGSVIIEELQLEGKKRLPAGDFLAGYKIATGAKLGHKDAA; encoded by the coding sequence ATGCGGATAATCTTTATGGGGACCCCGGAATTTGCCTGCCCCACCCTGCAAAAGCTGATCGACCGGAAGGAGGAGGTCGTTGCCGTAATAACCCAGCCGGACCGTCCCAGGGGGCGCGGCCAGCAGACCTTGCCGCCGCCGGTAAAGGTGCTGGCGGAGCAGCATGGTATCCCGGTGATGCAGCCGGTCAAGGTACGGGTTCCCGAGGTGGTGGAGAGCATCCGCGAGCTGGCTCCCGATTTGATCGTTGTCGTTGCCTTTGGCCAGATCCTTCCCAAGAGTCTGCTGGACATTCCCCCATATGGCTGCATCAATGTCCATGCCTCGCTTTTGCCCCGCTGGCGGGGTGCGGCACCGCTCAACTGGTGCATTATCGACGGTGACACGGAAACCGGGGTCACCACCATGATGATGGATGTGGGGCTTGACACCGGTGACATGCTGTTAAAAAAAACAACCTCCATCGACCCGGACGAGAACACCCAGTCGCTGCACGACCGCTTGTCAATTATTGGCGCCGACGCCCTTGCCGAGACCCTCGATCTGCTCAATGCAGGGAAGCTGGTCCGGGAAAAGCAGGATGACGCCCTGACCTGCTATGCATCCATGCTGAAGAAGGAAGACGGGCTCATCGACTGGAGCAGGGACCCCCGGTCCGTAAAGAACCTGGTGCGTGGCATGACCCCCTGGCCGGGCACCTACACATTTCTAGACGGCAAAATGCTCAAGGTCTACCGGGTGAGAATTGCCGAAGGTGAAGGCGAGCCTGGGACGGTGATCGGTGCCGGCAGGCAGGGGCTGGAGGTTGCCTGTACCGGTGGAAGTGTCATCATCGAAGAACTGCAGCTGGAAGGCAAGAAGAGGCTTCCTGCCGGCGACTTCCTTGCCGGTTACAAGATCGCTACCGGAGCAAAGCTCGGGCATAAGGATGCAGCTTGA
- a CDS encoding tetratricopeptide repeat protein: MVRHKNIVALSILFCIVSATAARADYESGLRAYNDGDFATAMREFRTDGSPKALYQIGLMYAEGKGVRKPNPTEGMKWYRKAADQGFVKAQYALGLLYALGEGTLTNRKEAARWYRKAADQGHVTAQYNLAQMYSRGDGVKQDEAEAFKWYRKAAEQGHGTAQLTIAQLYDKGLGVAPDKKEAARWYLKAAEQGKPAAQFAVATMYEKGEGVEADKKEALKWFRRAAEQKHAKAQFKVGFYYDRDDSGAEGKKEAVKWYRRAAESGVSEAQFNLGILYYYGRGIERNKKEAVKWFRKAAGQGDSDAQFNLGHMYDQGDGIKQDWKEAVKWYRKSADQGFDQAQFSLGLMYFHGHGVKQNRREAIKWFVKAAEQGSEEAIRTLEALGRHAPLQAH; the protein is encoded by the coding sequence ATGGTACGCCACAAGAACATAGTCGCCTTGTCAATTCTTTTCTGTATTGTTTCTGCAACGGCTGCCCGCGCCGATTACGAATCAGGGCTTCGTGCCTATAATGATGGTGATTTCGCCACGGCCATGCGTGAGTTCAGGACGGACGGGAGCCCCAAGGCATTGTATCAGATCGGCCTCATGTATGCGGAAGGGAAAGGGGTAAGAAAACCGAACCCAACCGAAGGGATGAAGTGGTATCGCAAGGCTGCGGACCAGGGTTTCGTGAAGGCCCAGTATGCCCTTGGCCTCTTGTATGCACTGGGGGAGGGCACCCTGACCAACCGGAAGGAGGCAGCCAGGTGGTACCGCAAGGCTGCAGATCAGGGACATGTGACGGCCCAATACAACCTGGCCCAGATGTACAGCCGTGGCGACGGCGTCAAACAGGACGAAGCTGAAGCTTTCAAGTGGTATCGCAAGGCCGCAGAGCAGGGGCATGGCACAGCCCAGTTGACAATTGCCCAGCTTTATGACAAGGGGCTGGGTGTGGCGCCGGATAAAAAAGAGGCTGCCCGCTGGTATCTGAAGGCGGCCGAGCAGGGGAAGCCTGCTGCCCAGTTTGCCGTCGCCACCATGTATGAAAAGGGGGAAGGGGTCGAAGCCGACAAAAAGGAGGCGCTGAAGTGGTTCCGCCGTGCCGCTGAACAGAAGCACGCCAAGGCCCAGTTCAAGGTCGGTTTTTACTATGACAGGGATGACAGTGGTGCCGAAGGTAAAAAGGAGGCGGTCAAATGGTACCGCCGGGCCGCCGAAAGTGGTGTTTCCGAAGCCCAGTTCAATTTAGGCATTCTTTATTATTACGGCAGGGGGATAGAACGTAACAAAAAAGAAGCTGTGAAATGGTTCCGCAAGGCCGCCGGCCAAGGGGACTCCGATGCCCAGTTTAATCTGGGTCACATGTACGACCAGGGGGATGGTATCAAACAGGACTGGAAGGAAGCAGTCAAATGGTACCGCAAATCAGCCGACCAGGGCTTCGATCAAGCCCAGTTCAGTCTTGGCCTCATGTACTTCCATGGCCATGGGGTGAAGCAGAACAGGAGGGAGGCCATCAAGTGGTTCGTCAAGGCTGCGGAACAGGGTTCCGAAGAAGCGATAAGGACCCTGGAAGCCTTGGGCAGGCATGCTCCGTTGCAGGCGCACTGA
- a CDS encoding efflux RND transporter permease subunit: MVLSELSIKRPVFAAVMMLALVVLGIFSYRRLSVEMYPNVEIPVISIVTKFPGASPETVEREVSKRIEEAVNQVAGVKHVMSFSRESVSTVVVEFRLEEQLNDVAQEARAKITSIRGDLPTATEEPIIQKLDFNAMPVAALAVQSETLLPRELTVLVEKRVKKRFESIAGVGKVDMIGGQKREVNVEIDPARLDAVGLGVNDVVDGLRSENTNTPLGRLTRGGAEYPLRMEGKPERADDYRQMVIARSNGRPVTLAEVAAVGDGVEEKRRLALINGIPAIGLDIYKQSGANQVQVVDNIKKIMGKVEKDLPPGVRLSMVRDGSIMTRDSLADVQETLLIGGILTIVIVFCFINSWRSTVITGVTLPISVISSFIVMNAMGMTLNVMTLMALSLAIGLLIDDAIVVRENIVRHLEHGKDHMEASRFGTAEIGLAVFATTMSVVAVFVPVAFMKGIVGRFFFPFGITVSFAVLVSLFVSFTLDPMLSSRWHDPAITARGHRKGLAKLLETFNDWFDYTADKYRSAIGWALDHRKTVMASAFAAFIAGLAIFATLESSFMATEDNGEFQVSFKTAPDASMAETENRLGLVLDRMKNIPEIDHTYATIGAGDSGTVRDGLVYVKLKEKQERTRKQQEIQQVVRERLRQIPGITFSIEIVGSMGSGKPLNANLKGEDIAVLKGLAAKLKEEMYKIPGIVDISATLEHDIPEYRLRVDRERALSAGVSTNDIVASLGRLVGGEAITTYEDEDGDAVDVRVRLPENLRQNPGQVRDLKISVPDGAGSTKLVPMSAITSYEVAATPSEINRRDLSRQVTVSANLDNLPIGTAVKKVEAAASNIRMPPGYSVNFSGEAEDMAESFGYMGESLLLAVLFVYLILAAQFESFLEPLAIMLSLPLSIVGVAGMLKLTGDTVNIMSLIGLIMLMGLVTKNAILLVDYAKVLQRRDGMPRRQAVIEAGRTRLRPIAMTTLAMIFGMLPLFFAIGSGAEGRAPMARTVIGGLLTSSLLTLLVVPVVYTVVDDLGAWLKRKWNKEHGQNSDAGAPPAGEARRGAGKVIRLLPGRRFFRGLIGALCLLCGSMVLVSRANAEVQTLTLEQALQIAAEKNRDLEKAREYFKQVEGRYVEERAAALPQLSLNGTVARDWDDSQSAFFGVSGSQDRRSAELSASQVLFSWGKVGAAIRAAKIGLKTADDQLRLYRQAAARDVSVTFYNVLLARELNAFASQNLEQKKRHLDETRKKYTEGIATEYDVLAAGVTVDNARPEVIRTENQIRTASQELRYLLALDHEIEVSGALDAAITPHATYEEAIAVAEKKRPELADLRHRLGMYEELVNVAAADNKPRLDLKGSYGWKQLEIGDNKADGFAWSAGIYLSFPFFDGFRTSGKTAQAESTVRSLKIDEAKQLDAIALDARNAVNALAESEEIVNALSGTVKQAERLLTMAEKGYELGVKIRLEVEDAELNLLQAKSNFSRAKRDYLVARVNLDWVMGVLGE; the protein is encoded by the coding sequence ATGGTACTTTCAGAACTGTCCATAAAACGGCCGGTCTTCGCAGCGGTGATGATGTTGGCCCTGGTGGTGCTGGGAATCTTTTCCTACCGCCGGCTGTCGGTGGAAATGTATCCCAACGTGGAGATACCGGTCATCTCAATCGTCACCAAGTTTCCCGGAGCTTCGCCGGAAACAGTGGAACGGGAGGTCTCCAAGCGGATCGAGGAAGCGGTGAACCAGGTGGCTGGGGTGAAGCACGTCATGTCCTTCTCCCGTGAAAGCGTTTCCACGGTTGTGGTCGAGTTCAGGCTGGAAGAGCAGCTGAACGACGTGGCCCAGGAAGCGCGGGCGAAGATTACTTCCATCCGCGGCGACCTGCCCACAGCCACGGAAGAGCCGATCATCCAGAAGCTGGACTTCAATGCCATGCCGGTAGCGGCCCTTGCGGTACAGTCGGAAACGCTGCTCCCGCGGGAACTGACTGTACTGGTGGAAAAGAGAGTCAAGAAGCGCTTCGAGAGCATTGCCGGCGTCGGCAAGGTTGACATGATCGGGGGACAGAAACGTGAGGTCAACGTGGAGATCGACCCGGCCCGCCTGGATGCGGTGGGGCTGGGGGTCAACGATGTGGTGGACGGACTGCGGAGCGAAAACACCAACACGCCCCTGGGACGGTTGACCCGCGGCGGCGCCGAATACCCCCTGCGCATGGAAGGAAAGCCGGAACGGGCCGACGATTATCGGCAAATGGTCATCGCCCGCAGTAACGGCAGGCCGGTAACCCTTGCAGAAGTGGCTGCCGTCGGCGACGGGGTCGAAGAGAAACGGCGGCTGGCGCTGATCAACGGCATTCCCGCCATCGGCCTGGATATTTACAAGCAATCTGGGGCAAATCAGGTCCAGGTGGTGGACAACATCAAGAAGATCATGGGCAAGGTTGAAAAAGACCTGCCGCCGGGAGTGAGGCTGTCCATGGTCCGCGATGGCTCCATCATGACCCGGGACTCCCTGGCTGACGTGCAGGAGACACTTCTCATTGGCGGTATTCTCACCATCGTCATCGTCTTCTGTTTCATCAACTCCTGGCGTTCGACGGTCATTACCGGCGTCACCCTCCCCATCTCGGTCATCTCCTCCTTCATCGTCATGAACGCCATGGGAATGACCCTCAATGTCATGACCCTCATGGCCTTGTCGCTGGCCATCGGCCTGCTGATCGACGATGCCATCGTCGTCCGGGAAAATATCGTCCGGCACCTGGAGCACGGCAAGGACCACATGGAGGCCTCCCGCTTCGGCACCGCCGAGATCGGCCTGGCGGTCTTCGCCACCACCATGTCGGTGGTGGCCGTCTTCGTGCCCGTTGCCTTCATGAAGGGGATCGTAGGCCGCTTTTTCTTCCCTTTCGGCATCACCGTCTCCTTTGCGGTGCTGGTATCGCTGTTCGTCTCCTTCACCCTTGACCCCATGCTCTCCTCCCGCTGGCACGATCCCGCCATTACAGCCCGTGGTCATCGGAAAGGATTGGCAAAATTGCTGGAAACCTTCAACGACTGGTTCGACTATACCGCAGACAAGTATCGAAGCGCCATCGGCTGGGCTCTCGATCACCGTAAAACAGTCATGGCCTCGGCCTTCGCCGCCTTTATCGCGGGACTGGCCATCTTTGCCACCCTGGAATCCTCTTTCATGGCCACTGAAGACAACGGAGAATTCCAGGTTTCCTTCAAGACAGCCCCCGATGCCAGCATGGCCGAGACGGAAAACCGCCTCGGCCTGGTCCTTGACCGGATGAAGAACATCCCGGAAATAGACCATACCTATGCCACCATCGGCGCCGGCGACAGCGGCACGGTCCGGGATGGGCTCGTTTACGTAAAACTCAAGGAAAAACAGGAGCGCACGCGGAAACAGCAGGAGATTCAGCAGGTGGTGCGGGAACGCCTCCGGCAGATTCCCGGCATCACCTTCTCCATCGAGATCGTCGGCAGCATGGGGAGCGGCAAGCCGCTCAATGCCAATCTCAAAGGGGAAGATATCGCCGTCCTCAAGGGACTGGCGGCCAAACTGAAGGAGGAGATGTACAAGATTCCCGGGATCGTCGATATCTCGGCAACCCTGGAACACGACATCCCCGAGTACCGCCTGCGGGTGGACCGGGAGCGGGCACTGTCCGCCGGTGTGTCCACCAACGACATCGTCGCCTCCCTGGGCCGGCTGGTAGGGGGGGAAGCAATCACCACCTATGAAGATGAGGACGGCGATGCCGTCGACGTGCGGGTAAGGCTGCCTGAAAACCTGCGGCAGAACCCGGGGCAGGTACGAGACCTGAAAATTTCCGTCCCCGACGGAGCCGGCAGCACCAAGCTGGTGCCGATGTCAGCGATCACCAGCTACGAGGTGGCAGCGACCCCCAGCGAAATCAACCGCCGTGACCTGTCGCGCCAAGTGACCGTCAGCGCCAATCTGGACAATCTCCCCATCGGCACGGCGGTAAAAAAAGTGGAAGCGGCAGCCAGCAACATCCGGATGCCCCCTGGATACTCAGTAAATTTTTCCGGGGAGGCGGAAGACATGGCTGAATCATTCGGCTACATGGGAGAATCGTTGCTTTTGGCGGTGCTTTTCGTCTATCTGATCCTTGCCGCCCAGTTCGAGTCGTTCCTGGAGCCGCTGGCCATCATGCTTTCGCTGCCCCTCTCCATTGTCGGCGTGGCCGGCATGTTGAAACTGACCGGCGACACCGTCAACATCATGTCTCTGATCGGCCTGATCATGCTCATGGGGCTGGTGACGAAGAACGCTATTCTGCTGGTGGATTATGCCAAAGTCCTGCAGCGACGGGATGGCATGCCGCGGCGGCAGGCGGTGATCGAAGCGGGACGGACGAGACTGCGCCCCATCGCCATGACCACCCTGGCCATGATCTTCGGCATGCTCCCCCTCTTCTTCGCCATAGGCTCCGGCGCCGAGGGGCGTGCTCCCATGGCTCGCACCGTCATCGGCGGTCTGCTGACCTCAAGTCTTCTGACCCTGCTGGTGGTGCCGGTGGTCTATACCGTTGTCGACGACTTGGGGGCATGGCTGAAGCGGAAGTGGAACAAAGAGCATGGGCAGAATTCGGACGCCGGAGCCCCGCCGGCAGGAGAGGCCCGTAGAGGAGCCGGCAAAGTAATCAGGCTGCTTCCCGGCAGAAGGTTTTTCAGGGGACTGATCGGTGCGCTCTGCCTGCTCTGCGGCTCGATGGTCCTTGTGTCCCGAGCCAACGCGGAGGTGCAGACGCTGACCCTGGAGCAGGCCCTGCAGATTGCGGCGGAAAAGAACCGGGACCTGGAGAAGGCCCGTGAGTACTTTAAACAGGTGGAAGGGCGGTATGTGGAGGAGCGGGCAGCAGCCCTGCCGCAGCTTTCCCTGAACGGCACCGTCGCCCGTGACTGGGACGACAGCCAGAGCGCCTTCTTCGGCGTCTCGGGATCACAGGACAGGCGAAGCGCCGAGTTGAGCGCCTCCCAGGTGCTCTTCTCCTGGGGCAAAGTGGGAGCTGCCATCCGCGCCGCAAAAATCGGCCTCAAGACCGCAGACGATCAATTGCGCCTCTACCGTCAAGCAGCAGCCCGTGACGTTTCCGTCACCTTCTATAACGTCCTTCTCGCCCGGGAACTGAACGCCTTTGCATCGCAGAACCTGGAACAGAAAAAACGTCACCTGGATGAAACCCGCAAAAAATACACTGAAGGGATTGCCACCGAATACGATGTGCTCGCTGCTGGTGTGACCGTCGACAATGCCCGCCCGGAGGTGATCCGCACGGAAAACCAGATCCGCACCGCCAGCCAGGAACTCCGCTACCTGCTTGCCCTGGACCATGAGATTGAGGTCAGCGGCGCCCTTGATGCGGCAATAACGCCCCATGCCACGTATGAGGAAGCTATCGCCGTTGCCGAAAAAAAGAGGCCGGAGTTGGCCGATTTGCGCCACCGTCTGGGGATGTACGAGGAACTGGTAAATGTTGCAGCAGCCGACAACAAGCCTCGACTGGATCTGAAGGGAAGCTATGGCTGGAAGCAGCTGGAGATTGGAGATAACAAGGCGGACGGGTTTGCCTGGAGTGCGGGGATCTACCTGAGCTTCCCCTTCTTCGACGGCTTTCGCACCAGCGGCAAGACGGCTCAGGCCGAATCAACCGTCAGAAGTCTCAAGATCGACGAGGCAAAGCAGCTGGATGCCATCGCCCTGGATGCGCGAAATGCGGTCAATGCCCTGGCCGAATCGGAAGAGATCGTAAACGCCCTGTCGGGGACGGTAAAGCAGGCAGAAAGGCTGCTGACCATGGCGGAAAAGGGGTATGAGCTTGGGGTAAAGATCCGCCTGGAGGTGGAGGATGCCGAACTGAACCTGCTGCAGGCCAAAAGCAACTTTTCACGGGCGAAACGGGACTATCTGGTGGCCAGGGTCAACCTGGACTGGGTAATGGGGGTGCTGGGTGAATGA
- a CDS encoding efflux RND transporter periplasmic adaptor subunit, which produces MKQLLMLCVLCLAAGTMGCSKSGGAAAGKGESTVKPPVAVEVAVAAAADLEEGVEVTGTLEPKFFAEVKTQIPGLVKQVYVTEWVRVKKGTLLARIDVAETEATVKRTEAAIKSARANLAQTEVAAKRADRELARVNKLKEAGLATQQAVDDADTEAAAAAARIEASRAGIRVAEEEHRQAKLRQAKGMVFSPINGTVALRAVNVGDLASDAAAAMPIFKIVDNRLLNLTFTVPSAEMARLQVGQKLLFTTDGVPGRTFQGRIMFINPEVQAADRSLKVVAEVVNEPEILKGGLFAKGKIICGVRKNVLQVPRGILSGLDLTAKKATLFVVEKDQARRRQLQIGTVSGEMVEITAGLKTGERYVNRGSFNLKDGDRVAFAAAGGK; this is translated from the coding sequence ATGAAGCAACTGCTGATGCTGTGCGTACTATGCCTGGCGGCTGGAACCATGGGCTGCTCGAAAAGCGGAGGAGCAGCTGCCGGCAAGGGTGAAAGCACTGTCAAACCGCCGGTAGCCGTGGAAGTTGCCGTTGCTGCCGCTGCCGACCTTGAGGAAGGGGTGGAAGTAACGGGCACCCTGGAGCCAAAATTCTTCGCCGAGGTAAAGACCCAGATTCCAGGCCTGGTGAAACAGGTTTATGTCACCGAATGGGTGCGGGTGAAGAAGGGGACCCTCCTGGCAAGGATCGACGTGGCCGAAACGGAAGCAACCGTCAAGCGGACCGAGGCCGCCATCAAGTCGGCCAGGGCAAACCTGGCCCAGACAGAGGTAGCAGCAAAACGGGCGGACAGGGAGCTGGCACGGGTGAATAAGCTGAAAGAGGCGGGGCTCGCCACCCAGCAGGCCGTGGATGATGCGGATACGGAAGCTGCCGCCGCTGCCGCCCGCATCGAGGCGAGCCGTGCCGGTATCCGGGTCGCCGAAGAGGAGCATCGCCAGGCGAAGCTGCGCCAGGCGAAGGGAATGGTCTTCTCCCCCATCAACGGCACCGTCGCCCTGCGCGCTGTCAATGTGGGCGATCTGGCCAGCGACGCCGCTGCCGCCATGCCGATCTTCAAGATCGTCGACAACCGCCTGCTAAACCTGACATTTACTGTGCCGTCGGCAGAAATGGCCCGTCTGCAGGTTGGACAGAAGCTGCTTTTCACCACCGACGGCGTCCCCGGCAGGACCTTCCAGGGAAGGATCATGTTCATCAACCCTGAGGTCCAGGCTGCCGACCGCTCCCTCAAAGTGGTCGCCGAAGTGGTCAACGAGCCGGAAATCCTTAAGGGGGGACTGTTTGCCAAGGGAAAAATCATCTGCGGCGTCAGGAAAAACGTCTTGCAGGTTCCCCGCGGAATTCTGAGCGGGCTTGACCTGACGGCAAAGAAGGCGACCCTGTTCGTGGTGGAGAAAGACCAGGCAAGACGCCGCCAGCTGCAGATCGGCACGGTCAGCGGCGAGATGGTGGAAATAACGGCAGGGCTGAAAACGGGCGAACGCTATGTGAACCGCGGCAGCTTCAACCTCAAGGATGGGGACCGGGTAGCCTTCGCCGCAGCCGGAGGGAAATAG